One genomic window of Gossypium hirsutum isolate 1008001.06 chromosome D11, Gossypium_hirsutum_v2.1, whole genome shotgun sequence includes the following:
- the LOC107904524 gene encoding protein CANDIDATE G-PROTEIN COUPLED RECEPTOR 7, translating to MAMMTCRSLLLLLLISLFVSFGFAEIRFTEIRSDVRPIIPFDEFGFTHNGRLELNLSQIDLSDKNLDLNKIGFFLCTRDTWFHVLEQLNDHHVTCALDSELVKVVFRFESLKGKTSVNAVFPVNNADQYTLLFANCLTQVKVSMTVRSAMYNLEGKQNSRDYLSAGKTILPRVYFLLSLVYFSLAGIWVYFLYKKRLTVFRIHFFMLAVIVLKAFNLVFEAEDKSYIKRTGSAHGWDVLFYIFSFLKGIMLFTLIVLIGTGWSFLKPYLQDKEKKVLMIVIPLQVVANIAQVVIDEASPFGQDRVTWKQLFLLVDVICCCAVLFPIVWSIKNLREAARTDGKAAVNLMKLTLFRQYYVVVICYIYFTRVVVYALETITSYKYLWTAVLAGELATLAFYVFTGYKFKPEAHNPYFAIDDEEEEAAAEQLKLEDEFEL from the coding sequence atggcgATGATGACCTGCCGTTCTCTGTTGCTTTTACTTTTGATCTcactttttgtttcttttggttTCGCCGAGATCCGTTTCACGGAGATCCGATCCGATGTCCGACCCATAATACCTTTCGATGAGTTCGGATTCACTCACAACGGCCGCCTTGAACTCAACCTCTCTCAGATCGATCTCTCCGACAAGAACCTCGACTTGAACAAAATCGGATTCTTCCTCTGCACGCGCGACACGTGGTTCCACGTGCTTGAACAACTCAATGACCACCATGTCACGTGCGCTCTCGATTCCGAACTCGTCAAGGTCGTCTTCAGGTTCGAATCTCTCAAGGGGAAAACGAGCGTCAACGCCGTTTTCCCAGTAAACAACGCTGACCAGTACACCCTACTCTTCGCTAATTGTTTGACTCAAGTCAAAGTATCGATGACAGTCCGATCGGCGATGTACAATCTAGAAGGGAAGCAAAATAGCCGTGATTATCTCTCCGCCGGCAAAACGATTCTCCCTAGGGTTTACTTCCTTTTATCCCTCGTTTATTTCAGTCTCGCAGGGATTTGGGTTTACTTTCTTTACAAAAAACGACTCACCGTGTTCCGAATCCATTTCTTTATGCTTGCCGTCATTGTTTTAAAAGCCTTTAATCTCGTGTTTGAAGCCGAGGATAAATCTTATATCAAACGAACCGGAAGTGCTCATGGTTGGGATGTTTTGTTTTACATCTTCAGTTTCTTGAAAGGGATCATGCTTTTCACGCTCATCGTTTTGATCGGCACCGGTTGGTCGTTTTTGAAACCTTATTTGCAGGACAAAGAAAAGAAGGTTTTAATGATCGTGATTCCACTTCAAGTTGTTGCTAACATCGCCCAAGTCGTCATCGATGAGGCCTCCCCTTTTGGTCAAGATAGGGTCACATGGAAGCAACTGTTTTTGCTTGTTGATGTTATTTGTTGTTGCGCTGTGTTGTTCCCTATCGTTTGGTCGATTAAGAACCTGCGTGAGGCGGCTCGAACGGATGGGAAAGCTGCGGTGAATTTGATGAAATTGACTCTGTTTAGGCAGTATTACGTTGTGGTGATCTGTTATATTTACTTCACTCGTGTTGTGGTTTATGCTTTGGAGACGATTACTTCGTATAAGTATCTATGGACAGCTGTGTTGGCCGGAGAATTGGCCACTCTTGCCTTTTATGTGTTTACTGGGTATAAATTCAAGCCAGAGGCGCATAACCCATATTTTGCCATCGATGATGAAGAGGAAGAGGCTGCTGCAGAGCAGTTGAAGCTTGAAGATGAGTTTGAATTGTGA
- the LOC107904525 gene encoding polyadenylate-binding protein-interacting protein 11 isoform X2, translating to MAVVENASNQDTAAATVTSNDQDQSKLRSTTDLSLHDNDQGLYNKIGGTNGGGGKNELRDSFKRDMRELQELFSKLNPMAEEFVPHSLVNNGLNGGFHTNNIAFQNNNNNISRNGNANCNGGGKRKILGQGKRKSNSRTSMAQREEVIRRTVYVSDIDHQVTEEQLAGLFVGCGQVVDCRICGDPNSVLRFAFIEFTDEEGAQAALNLAGTMLGFYPVRVLPSKTAIAPVNPTFLPRNEDERQICARTIYCTNIDKKVTQADVKLFFETVCGEVYRLRLLGDYQHSTRIAFVEFAMAESAIAALNCSGVVLGSLPIRISPSKTPVRPRAPRLPSY from the exons ATGGCTGTTGTTGAGAATGCTTCGAATCAAGACACGGCGGCTGCAACAGTGACGTCAAACGACCAGGATCAGTCAAAGCTTCGGTCAACAACCGATCTGAGCTTACACGACAACGATCAAGGGTTGTACAACAAGATTGGTGGAACCAACGGTGGTGGTGGTAAAAATGAGCTTCGGGATAGTTTCAAAAGAGATATGAGGGAGTTACAAGAACTGTTCTCTAAGCTTAACCCCATGGCTGAAGAGTTTGTACCTCACTCGCTTGTTAACAATGGACTCAATGGTGGGTTTCACACTAACAATATTGCTTTTCAAAACAACAATAACAACATCTCAAGGAATGGTAATGCTAATTGCAATGGTGGTGGTAAAAGG AAAATTTTAGGTCAAGGGAAACGGAAATCGAACAGCAGGACAAGTATGGCTCAAAGAGAAGAGGTTATCCGTAGGACTGTTTATGTGTCTGATATCGACCACCAG GTCACGGAGGAGCAGCTTGCCGGTTTATTTGTGGGTTGTGGGCAG GTGGTTGACTGTCGCATATGTGGTGATCCTAACTCTGTACTTCGTTTTGCTTTTATCGAGTTTACTGATGAAG AAGGTGCGCAAGCTGCACTGAACCTGGCGGGGACTATGCTTGGATTCTATCCAGTTAGGGTGCTGCCTTCGAAAACAGCTATTGCACCTGTTAACCCGACATTTTTGCCAAGG AACGAGGATGAGCGTCAAATATGTGCAAGAACTATCTATTGTACAAATATTGACAAGAAG GTTACTCAAGCTGATGTTAAACTCTTTTTCGAAACAGTCTGTGGGGAG GTTTATCGCCTAAGGCTGCTTGGGGACTATCAGCATTCAACTCGCATTGCTTTCGTCGAGTTTGCAATG GCTGAAAGTGCGATTGCTGCTCTCAACTGTAGTGGTGTGGTTCTGGGATCATTGCCTATAAG GATCAGCCCATCAAAGACCCCAGTTCGGCCACGAGCTCCTCGCCTTCCCTCGTACTAA
- the LOC107904529 gene encoding uncharacterized protein — MVNKTPTSWLSMVKRALGSNAKDNEKKSCRTREKRRWLFKWSQQRKPKTKSQSIAAVNIVRLNCRASNYAIVGEKNQAAIVIQTAFRGYIARKTFGALKGVVKLQALVRGHNVRRRAKVALKCMQSLVRVQNPVLLHQQRARLSYEGCRTAMFIESNSSWESPCLQDVRRRKSITLDKDEKEVEEATKWLDRRRATKQWESHNRASIDKRDSIREPLQLRLASLRCLKEKSSYHSAANSPRLTMVPNYMAATESAKAKVRSQSTPRQRPGNAERAGGGKISPRSTSDLRWMKL, encoded by the exons ATGGTAAACAAAACACCGACCTCGTGGTTGTCAATGGTGAAAAGGGCTCTCGGGTCTAATGCTAAAGATAACGAGAAAAAAAGTTGCAGAACAAGAGAGAAAAGAAGATGGCTATTTAAATGGTCTCAACAACGtaaacccaaaaccaaatcaCAATCCATTGCAGCTGTTAACATCGTTAGGCTTAATTGCAGAGCTTCCAATTACGCCATTGTTGGAGAAAAAAACCAAGCTGCTATTGTCATCCAAACAGCTTTTAGAGGCTACATA gcAAGGAAAACATTTGGAGCATTGAAAGGGGTAGTGAAGCTTCAAGCTTTAGTGAGAGGGCACAATGTGAGAAGGCGAGCAAAGGTGGCACTAAAATGCATGCAATCTTTGGTTCGAGTACAAAATCCAGTGCTGCTCCATCAACAACGAGCGAGGCTTTCATATGAAGGGTGTAGAACGGCCATGTTTATTGAGTCCAACTCATCCTGGGAATCTCCATGTCTGCAAGATGTTCGTAGGAGAAAGTCCATC ACATTGGATAAAGATGAAAAAGAGGTCGAAGAAGCAACGAAATGGCTCGATCGACGGAGGGCAACAAAGCAATGGGAGAGTCACAATAGGGCTTCCATTGATAAAAGAGACTCCATTAGAGAGCCTCTGCAATTACGTTTAGCCAGCCTTCGGTGTCTTAAAGAGAAATCATCGTACCACTCGGCAGCAAACAGCCCGAGGTTGACGATGGTACCGAATTATATGGCGGCCACGGAGTCTGCGAAGGCTAAAGTGCGGTCCCAAAGCACCCCAAGACAAAGGCCGGGAAATGCAGAGAGGGCTGGTGGGGGTAAAATTTCTCCACGTTCAACTTCTGATCTGAGGtggatgaaattataa
- the LOC107904525 gene encoding polyadenylate-binding protein-interacting protein 11 isoform X1, producing MAVVENASNQDTAAATVTSNDQDQSKLRSTTDLSLHDNDQGLYNKIGGTNGGGGKNELRDSFKRDMRELQELFSKLNPMAEEFVPHSLVNNGLNGGFHTNNIAFQNNNNNISRNGNANCNGGGKRKKILGQGKRKSNSRTSMAQREEVIRRTVYVSDIDHQVTEEQLAGLFVGCGQVVDCRICGDPNSVLRFAFIEFTDEEGAQAALNLAGTMLGFYPVRVLPSKTAIAPVNPTFLPRNEDERQICARTIYCTNIDKKVTQADVKLFFETVCGEVYRLRLLGDYQHSTRIAFVEFAMAESAIAALNCSGVVLGSLPIRISPSKTPVRPRAPRLPSY from the exons ATGGCTGTTGTTGAGAATGCTTCGAATCAAGACACGGCGGCTGCAACAGTGACGTCAAACGACCAGGATCAGTCAAAGCTTCGGTCAACAACCGATCTGAGCTTACACGACAACGATCAAGGGTTGTACAACAAGATTGGTGGAACCAACGGTGGTGGTGGTAAAAATGAGCTTCGGGATAGTTTCAAAAGAGATATGAGGGAGTTACAAGAACTGTTCTCTAAGCTTAACCCCATGGCTGAAGAGTTTGTACCTCACTCGCTTGTTAACAATGGACTCAATGGTGGGTTTCACACTAACAATATTGCTTTTCAAAACAACAATAACAACATCTCAAGGAATGGTAATGCTAATTGCAATGGTGGTGGTAAAAGG AAGAAAATTTTAGGTCAAGGGAAACGGAAATCGAACAGCAGGACAAGTATGGCTCAAAGAGAAGAGGTTATCCGTAGGACTGTTTATGTGTCTGATATCGACCACCAG GTCACGGAGGAGCAGCTTGCCGGTTTATTTGTGGGTTGTGGGCAG GTGGTTGACTGTCGCATATGTGGTGATCCTAACTCTGTACTTCGTTTTGCTTTTATCGAGTTTACTGATGAAG AAGGTGCGCAAGCTGCACTGAACCTGGCGGGGACTATGCTTGGATTCTATCCAGTTAGGGTGCTGCCTTCGAAAACAGCTATTGCACCTGTTAACCCGACATTTTTGCCAAGG AACGAGGATGAGCGTCAAATATGTGCAAGAACTATCTATTGTACAAATATTGACAAGAAG GTTACTCAAGCTGATGTTAAACTCTTTTTCGAAACAGTCTGTGGGGAG GTTTATCGCCTAAGGCTGCTTGGGGACTATCAGCATTCAACTCGCATTGCTTTCGTCGAGTTTGCAATG GCTGAAAGTGCGATTGCTGCTCTCAACTGTAGTGGTGTGGTTCTGGGATCATTGCCTATAAG GATCAGCCCATCAAAGACCCCAGTTCGGCCACGAGCTCCTCGCCTTCCCTCGTACTAA
- the LOC107902525 gene encoding protein CANDIDATE G-PROTEIN COUPLED RECEPTOR 7, translating to MGKMCRSFLLFLLISLFVSFGFAKIRFTKIQSNDRPIIPFDEFWFTHNGRLELNVSQITLSDNNPNLNFNNVGFFLCTRNAWLHVLQQLADAEISCVLHSSLVKIVSNFKTLNGKSSFNSVLPVKNADRYTLLFANCLSQVKVSMTVRSAMYNLKGNQNHRDYLSSDETFLPKLYFLLSLVYFTLAGIWIYVLYKKRLTVLRIHFFMLIVVVLKALNLVSKAEDTLYIQQTGTAHGWDVPFYIFSSLKGIMLFTLIILIGTGWSLLKPYLQDKEKMVLTIVIPLQVVANIALVIFDETSPFSPYRVTWKSLFLLVDIICCCAMLLQIIWSIKNLREAAQTDGKAAVNLMKLTLFKQYFVMVICYIYSTLVAVYGLETITWGKYPWSSVLVGELATLVFYVFTGYKFKPQTYNPYFTIDDEEEEEEEEADDVEQLKLHDEEKIGQ from the coding sequence ATGGGGAAGATGTGCCGctcctttttgctttttcttttgatCTCTCTTTTCGTTTCTTTTGGTTTTGCTAAAATCCGTTTCACAAAGATCCAATCCAATGACCGTCCCATAATCCCTTTCGATGAGTTCTGGTTCACTCACAATGGCCGTCTCGAACTCAACGTCTCTCAGATCACTCTCTCAGACAATAACCCGAACCTCAACTTCAACAATGTCGGATTCTTCCTCTGCACACGCAACGCGTGGCTCCATGTGCTTCAACAACTTGCTGACGCCGAAATCTCGTGCGTTCTCCATTCCAGTCTCGTCAAAATCGTCTCCAACTTCAAGACTCTCAATGGGAAATCGAGCTTCAACTCCGTTCTCCCAGTAAAAAATGCCGACCGGTACACTCTACTCTTCGCTAATTGTCTTAGTCAAGTCAAAGTATCGATGACCGTCCGATCGGCAATGTACAATCTCAAGGGAAATCAAAACCATCGCGATTACCTTTCCTCTGACGAAACATTTCTCCCTAAGCTTTACTTCCTTTTGTCCCTCGTTTATTTCACCCTGGCAGGGATTTGGATTTACGTGCTTTACAAGAAACGTCTCACTGTTCTCCGAATCCACTTCTTTATGCTAATTGTTGTCGTTTTAAAAGCTTTGAATCTCGTATCCAAAGCAGAGGACACATTATATATCCAACAAACCGGGACTGCTCACGGTTGGGACGTTCCGTTTTACATATTCAGTTCCTTGAAAGGGATCATGCTTTTCACGCTCATCATTTTGATTGGCACCGGTTGGTCGCTTTTGAAACCTTACTTGCAAGACAAGGAAAAGATGGTTTTAACGATTGTTATTCCACTTCAAGTTGTGGCTAACATTGCCCTAGTTATATTCGACGAGACCTCGCCTTTCAGTCCATATAGGGTCACATGGAAATCACTATTTTTGCTTGTCGATATTATTTGTTGTTGCGCCATGTTGTTGCAAATCATTTGGTCAATTAAGAACCTGCGTGAGGCGGCTCAGACGGATGGGAAAGCTGCAGTGAATTTGATGAAGTTGACGTTGTTTAAGCAGTATTTCGTTATGGTGATCTGTTAtatttactcaactcttgttgCGGTTTATGGTTTGGAAACGATTACTTGGGGTAAGTATCCGTGGAGCAGTGTGTTGGTCGGGGAGTTGGCCACGCTCGTGTTTTATGTGTTTACTGGATATAAATTCAAGCCACAGACGTATAACCCGTATTTTACTATCGATgatgaagaggaagaggaagaggaagaggctGATGATGTAGAGCAGTTGAAACTTCATGATGAGGAAAAAATTGGGCAATGA
- the LOC107904525 gene encoding polyadenylate-binding protein-interacting protein 11 isoform X3, protein MAVVENASNQDTAAATVTSNDQDQSKLRSTTDLSLHDNDQGLYNKIGGTNGGGGKNELRDSFKRDMRELQELFSKLNPMAEEFVPHSLVNNGLNGGFHTNNIAFQNNNNNISRNGNANCNGGGKRKKILGQGKRKSNSRTSMAQREEVIRRTVYVSDIDHQVTEEQLAGLFVGCGQVVDCRICGDPNSVLRFAFIEFTDEEGAQAALNLAGTMLGFYPVRVLPSKTAIAPVNPTFLPRNEDERQICARTIYCTNIDKKVTQADVKLFFETVCGEVYRLRLLGDYQHSTRIAFVEFAMDQPIKDPSSATSSSPSLVLNHSL, encoded by the exons ATGGCTGTTGTTGAGAATGCTTCGAATCAAGACACGGCGGCTGCAACAGTGACGTCAAACGACCAGGATCAGTCAAAGCTTCGGTCAACAACCGATCTGAGCTTACACGACAACGATCAAGGGTTGTACAACAAGATTGGTGGAACCAACGGTGGTGGTGGTAAAAATGAGCTTCGGGATAGTTTCAAAAGAGATATGAGGGAGTTACAAGAACTGTTCTCTAAGCTTAACCCCATGGCTGAAGAGTTTGTACCTCACTCGCTTGTTAACAATGGACTCAATGGTGGGTTTCACACTAACAATATTGCTTTTCAAAACAACAATAACAACATCTCAAGGAATGGTAATGCTAATTGCAATGGTGGTGGTAAAAGG AAGAAAATTTTAGGTCAAGGGAAACGGAAATCGAACAGCAGGACAAGTATGGCTCAAAGAGAAGAGGTTATCCGTAGGACTGTTTATGTGTCTGATATCGACCACCAG GTCACGGAGGAGCAGCTTGCCGGTTTATTTGTGGGTTGTGGGCAG GTGGTTGACTGTCGCATATGTGGTGATCCTAACTCTGTACTTCGTTTTGCTTTTATCGAGTTTACTGATGAAG AAGGTGCGCAAGCTGCACTGAACCTGGCGGGGACTATGCTTGGATTCTATCCAGTTAGGGTGCTGCCTTCGAAAACAGCTATTGCACCTGTTAACCCGACATTTTTGCCAAGG AACGAGGATGAGCGTCAAATATGTGCAAGAACTATCTATTGTACAAATATTGACAAGAAG GTTACTCAAGCTGATGTTAAACTCTTTTTCGAAACAGTCTGTGGGGAG GTTTATCGCCTAAGGCTGCTTGGGGACTATCAGCATTCAACTCGCATTGCTTTCGTCGAGTTTGCAATG GATCAGCCCATCAAAGACCCCAGTTCGGCCACGAGCTCCTCGCCTTCCCTCGTACTAAATCATTCACTCTGA